In Oryza sativa Japonica Group chromosome 3, ASM3414082v1, one DNA window encodes the following:
- the LOC4333998 gene encoding calcium-transporting ATPase 3, endoplasmic reticulum-type isoform X2, whose protein sequence is MEDAYAKSVAEVLAAFGVDPTKGLSDEQVEQHARLYGKNELPQEESTPFWKLVLKQFDDLLVKILIAAAVISFLLARMNGETGLAAFLEPSVIFLILAANAAVGVITETNAEKALEELRAYQADVATVLRNGCFSILPATELVPGDIVEVGVGCKVPADMRTIEMLSHQLRVDQAILTGESCSVAKELESTSTMNAVYQDKTNILFSGTVVVAGRARAVVIGVGSNTAMGSIRDAMLRTEDEATPLKKKLDEFGTFLAKVAVALAVAAIPEGLPAVVTTCLALGTKRMARLNAIVRSLPSVETLGCTTVICSDKTGTLTTNMMSVSKVCVVRSVHQRPITDEYSISGTTFAPDGFIYDAGGLQLEFPPQSSCLLHIAMCSALCNESTLQYNPDKKCYEKIGESTEVALRVLVEKVGLPGFDSMPSALNMLTKHERASYCNRYWENQFRKISVLEFSRDRKMMSVLCSRKQQEIMFSKGAPESVMARCTHILCNDDGSSVPLTMDIRNELEARFQSFAGKDTLRCLALALKRMPEGQQSLSYDDEANLTFIGLVGMLDPPREEVRNAIHSCMSAGIRVIVVTGDNKSTAESLCRQIGAFEHLEDFTGYSYTASEFEGLPPLEKANALQRMVLFSRVEPSHKRMLVEALQLHNEVVAMTGDGVNDAPALKKADIGIAMGSGTAVAKSASDMVLADDNFATIVAAVSEGRAIYNNTKQFIRYMISSNIGEVVCIFVAAVLGMPDTLVPVQLLWVNLVTDGLPATAIGFNKPDSNIMTVKPRKVNEAVVNGWLFFRYLIIGAYVGLATIAGFVWWFVYSEDGPRLPYSELVNFDSCSTRQTSYPCSIFEDRHPSTVSMTVLVVVEMFNALNNLSENQSLLAIHPWSNLWLVGSIVLTMLLHISVLYIEPLSALFSVSPLSWAEWKVVLYLSFPVILIDEVLKFFSRSSRGRRFPLRLRRREILPKESRDN, encoded by the exons GTGCTCGCGGCGTTCGGCGTGGATCCAACCAAGGGCCTCTCCGATGAGCAG GTGGAGCAGCATGCTAGGCTTTACGGCAAAAACG AGCTGCCCCAAGAAGAAA GTACCCCCTTCTGGAAATTAGTGTTGAAGCAGTTTGATGATTTACTCGTGAAAATATTGATAGCAGCTGCTGTGATATCCTTCCTTTTGGCTCGAATGAATGGTGAAACTGGATTGGCAGCATTTTTGGAACCATCT GTCATCTTTCTGATATTAGCAGCAAATGCAGCCGTGGGTGTGATTACTGAAACAAATGCTGAGAAAGCTCTTGAG GAGTTGCGGGCTTATCAAGCTGATGTTGCAACAGTGCTGCGCAATG GTTGCTTTTCTATACTTCCAGCAACGGAGCTTGTCCCTGGAGATATTGTAGAAGTGGGAG TTGGATGCAAAGTTCCGGCTGACATGAGAACAATTGAAATGTTAAGTCATCAATTGCGTGTTGACCAGGCAATTTTGACAG GGGAAAGCTGTTCAGTGGCTAAAGAGCTTGAATCAACTTCAACAATGAATGCTGTCTACCAAGACAAGACAAACATTCTTTTCTCA GGTACTGTTGTTGTAGCTGGTAGAGCAAGAGCTGTTGTTATTGGTGTTGGTTCTAATACTGCAATGGGAAGTATACGTGATGCAATGCTGAGAACTGAAGAT GAAGCGACCCCATTGAAGAAGAAACTTGATGAATTTGGTACTTTTTTGGCAAAG GTAGCTGTTGCCCTTGCTGTTGCAGCCATTCCAGAAGGTCTCCCAGCTGTAGTAACAAC GTGCTTAGCTCTTGGTACCAAGAGAATGGCTCGCCTGAATGCCATTGTTAGGTCTCTTCCCTCTGTAGAGACATTAGGATGCACAACAGTCATTTGCAGTGACAAAACAGGTACTCTTACAACAAACATGATGTCCGTATCAAAG GTCTGTGTTGTGCGGTCTGTGCACCAGAGGCCAATAACTGATGAGTACTCCATTAGTGGAACTACATTTGCTCCTGATGGTTTTATATATGATGCTGGTGGATTGCAG CTGGAGTTTCCTCCTCAATCCTCATGTCTCCTTCATATAGCAATGTGTTCAGCTCTTTGCAATGAGTCCACTTTACAATACAATCCTGATAAAAAATGTTACGAGAAAATTGGGGAGTCCACTGAGGTTGCTCTGCGTGTACTGGTGGAGAAG GTTGGCCTTCCTGGTTTTGATTCAATGCCTTCAGCCCTGAACATGCTTACCAAGCATGAGCGCGCATCATACTGCAACCGTTACTGGGAAAATCAGTTTAGAAAG ATATCCGTTCTAGAGTTCTCCCGAGATCGCAAAATGATGAGCGTCCTTTGCAGTCGAAAACAACAGGAGATTATGTTTTCGAAAGGTGCCCCTGAAAGTGTAATGGCCAGGTGCACCCATATATTGTGCAATGATGATGGTTCTTCTGTACCTTTGACTATGGACATTCGTAATGAATTGGAAGCTAGATTCCAAAG TTTTGCAGGAAAAGATACCCTAAGGTGCTTAGCATTAGCATTAAAACGAATGCCAGAAGGTCAACAAAGCCTTAGCTATGATGATGAGGCAAATCTCACATTTATAGGATTG GTTGGGATGCTTGACCCACCACGAGAAGAAGTTCGGAATGCTATCCACTCTTGTATGTCTGCAGGTATTCGTGTTATAGTTGTTACTGGAGACAACAAG TCCACTGCAGAATCCCTATGTCGGCAAATAGGTGCTTTTGAGCATTTGGAGGACTTTACAGGGTATTCTTATACAGCATCAGAGTTTGAAGGGCTTCCTCCTTTAGAAAAGGCAAATGCGTTGCAAAGGATGGTTCTGTTCTCCAG AGTGGAACCTTCTCATAAAAGGATGCTTGTTGAAGCTTTGCAGTTACACAATGAAGTG GTTGCAATGACTGGTGATGGCGTTAATGATGCACCTGCCCTGAAGAAAGCAGATATAGGAATAGCGATGGGATCAGGAACTGCAGTTGCAAAG AGTGCTTCAGACATGGTATTGGCTGATGACAACTTCGCTACCATTGTTGCA GCTGTTTCAGAGGGAAGGGCCATATATAATAACACCAAGCAGTTCATTCGGTACATGATTTCATCAAATATTGGGGAGGTAGTATGCATTTTTGTGGCAGCTGTGCTTGGGATGCCTGACACACTTGTACCT GTCCAGCTACTCTGGGTAAACCTGGTTACCGATGGGTTGCCTGCAACTGCGATTGGTTTCAACAAGCCTGATAGCAACATCATGACAGTGAAGCCTCGTaag GTTAATGAAGCTGTGGTTAACGGATGGCTCTTTTTCCGTTATTTGATCATTGGTG CCTACGTTGGTCTTGCTACCATAGCGGGGTTCGTTTGGTGGTTTGTTTATTCTGAAGATGGTCCTAGGTTGCCATACTCAGAATTG GTTAATTTTGATTCATGTTCAACTAGGCAAACATCATATCCTTGCAGCATCTTTGAGGATCGCCATCCATCAACTGTTTCAATGActgttcttgttgttgttgagATGTTTAATGCCCTAAATAACCTAAGTGAAAATCAATCTCTCCT TGCCATTCATCCATGGAGTAACCTGTGGCTTGTTGGGTCGATTGTCCTGACAATGCTTCTTCACATATCTGTTCTGTATATTGAACCTCTATCAGCTCTTTTCTCA GTGTCTCCATTATCTTGGGCTGAGTGGAAAGTCGTTCTTTATCTCTCCTTTCCT GTAATTTTGATTGATGAGGTATTGAAGTTTTTCTCAAGAAGCTCCCGAG GTCGGAGATTCCCTTTAAGGTTACGGAGACGTGAGATACTACCAAAAGAATCCCGAGATAATTAA
- the LOC4333998 gene encoding calcium-transporting ATPase 3, endoplasmic reticulum-type isoform X1, producing the protein MEDAYAKSVAEVLAAFGVDPTKGLSDEQVEQHARLYGKNELPQEESTPFWKLVLKQFDDLLVKILIAAAVISFLLARMNGETGLAAFLEPSVIFLILAANAAVGVITETNAEKALEELRAYQADVATVLRNGCFSILPATELVPGDIVEVGVGCKVPADMRTIEMLSHQLRVDQAILTGESCSVAKELESTSTMNAVYQDKTNILFSGTVVVAGRARAVVIGVGSNTAMGSIRDAMLRTEDEATPLKKKLDEFGTFLAKVIAGICILVWVVNIGHFRDPSHGGFLRGAIHYFKVAVALAVAAIPEGLPAVVTTCLALGTKRMARLNAIVRSLPSVETLGCTTVICSDKTGTLTTNMMSVSKVCVVRSVHQRPITDEYSISGTTFAPDGFIYDAGGLQLEFPPQSSCLLHIAMCSALCNESTLQYNPDKKCYEKIGESTEVALRVLVEKVGLPGFDSMPSALNMLTKHERASYCNRYWENQFRKISVLEFSRDRKMMSVLCSRKQQEIMFSKGAPESVMARCTHILCNDDGSSVPLTMDIRNELEARFQSFAGKDTLRCLALALKRMPEGQQSLSYDDEANLTFIGLVGMLDPPREEVRNAIHSCMSAGIRVIVVTGDNKSTAESLCRQIGAFEHLEDFTGYSYTASEFEGLPPLEKANALQRMVLFSRVEPSHKRMLVEALQLHNEVVAMTGDGVNDAPALKKADIGIAMGSGTAVAKSASDMVLADDNFATIVAAVSEGRAIYNNTKQFIRYMISSNIGEVVCIFVAAVLGMPDTLVPVQLLWVNLVTDGLPATAIGFNKPDSNIMTVKPRKVNEAVVNGWLFFRYLIIGAYVGLATIAGFVWWFVYSEDGPRLPYSELVNFDSCSTRQTSYPCSIFEDRHPSTVSMTVLVVVEMFNALNNLSENQSLLAIHPWSNLWLVGSIVLTMLLHISVLYIEPLSALFSVSPLSWAEWKVVLYLSFPVILIDEVLKFFSRSSRGRRFPLRLRRREILPKESRDN; encoded by the exons GTGCTCGCGGCGTTCGGCGTGGATCCAACCAAGGGCCTCTCCGATGAGCAG GTGGAGCAGCATGCTAGGCTTTACGGCAAAAACG AGCTGCCCCAAGAAGAAA GTACCCCCTTCTGGAAATTAGTGTTGAAGCAGTTTGATGATTTACTCGTGAAAATATTGATAGCAGCTGCTGTGATATCCTTCCTTTTGGCTCGAATGAATGGTGAAACTGGATTGGCAGCATTTTTGGAACCATCT GTCATCTTTCTGATATTAGCAGCAAATGCAGCCGTGGGTGTGATTACTGAAACAAATGCTGAGAAAGCTCTTGAG GAGTTGCGGGCTTATCAAGCTGATGTTGCAACAGTGCTGCGCAATG GTTGCTTTTCTATACTTCCAGCAACGGAGCTTGTCCCTGGAGATATTGTAGAAGTGGGAG TTGGATGCAAAGTTCCGGCTGACATGAGAACAATTGAAATGTTAAGTCATCAATTGCGTGTTGACCAGGCAATTTTGACAG GGGAAAGCTGTTCAGTGGCTAAAGAGCTTGAATCAACTTCAACAATGAATGCTGTCTACCAAGACAAGACAAACATTCTTTTCTCA GGTACTGTTGTTGTAGCTGGTAGAGCAAGAGCTGTTGTTATTGGTGTTGGTTCTAATACTGCAATGGGAAGTATACGTGATGCAATGCTGAGAACTGAAGAT GAAGCGACCCCATTGAAGAAGAAACTTGATGAATTTGGTACTTTTTTGGCAAAG gTGATAGCAGGGATCTGTATTCTTGTTTGGGTTGTAAATATTGGACACTTCCGAGATCCTTCTCATGGTGGTTTTCTTAGGGGCGCCATTCATTATTTTAAA GTAGCTGTTGCCCTTGCTGTTGCAGCCATTCCAGAAGGTCTCCCAGCTGTAGTAACAAC GTGCTTAGCTCTTGGTACCAAGAGAATGGCTCGCCTGAATGCCATTGTTAGGTCTCTTCCCTCTGTAGAGACATTAGGATGCACAACAGTCATTTGCAGTGACAAAACAGGTACTCTTACAACAAACATGATGTCCGTATCAAAG GTCTGTGTTGTGCGGTCTGTGCACCAGAGGCCAATAACTGATGAGTACTCCATTAGTGGAACTACATTTGCTCCTGATGGTTTTATATATGATGCTGGTGGATTGCAG CTGGAGTTTCCTCCTCAATCCTCATGTCTCCTTCATATAGCAATGTGTTCAGCTCTTTGCAATGAGTCCACTTTACAATACAATCCTGATAAAAAATGTTACGAGAAAATTGGGGAGTCCACTGAGGTTGCTCTGCGTGTACTGGTGGAGAAG GTTGGCCTTCCTGGTTTTGATTCAATGCCTTCAGCCCTGAACATGCTTACCAAGCATGAGCGCGCATCATACTGCAACCGTTACTGGGAAAATCAGTTTAGAAAG ATATCCGTTCTAGAGTTCTCCCGAGATCGCAAAATGATGAGCGTCCTTTGCAGTCGAAAACAACAGGAGATTATGTTTTCGAAAGGTGCCCCTGAAAGTGTAATGGCCAGGTGCACCCATATATTGTGCAATGATGATGGTTCTTCTGTACCTTTGACTATGGACATTCGTAATGAATTGGAAGCTAGATTCCAAAG TTTTGCAGGAAAAGATACCCTAAGGTGCTTAGCATTAGCATTAAAACGAATGCCAGAAGGTCAACAAAGCCTTAGCTATGATGATGAGGCAAATCTCACATTTATAGGATTG GTTGGGATGCTTGACCCACCACGAGAAGAAGTTCGGAATGCTATCCACTCTTGTATGTCTGCAGGTATTCGTGTTATAGTTGTTACTGGAGACAACAAG TCCACTGCAGAATCCCTATGTCGGCAAATAGGTGCTTTTGAGCATTTGGAGGACTTTACAGGGTATTCTTATACAGCATCAGAGTTTGAAGGGCTTCCTCCTTTAGAAAAGGCAAATGCGTTGCAAAGGATGGTTCTGTTCTCCAG AGTGGAACCTTCTCATAAAAGGATGCTTGTTGAAGCTTTGCAGTTACACAATGAAGTG GTTGCAATGACTGGTGATGGCGTTAATGATGCACCTGCCCTGAAGAAAGCAGATATAGGAATAGCGATGGGATCAGGAACTGCAGTTGCAAAG AGTGCTTCAGACATGGTATTGGCTGATGACAACTTCGCTACCATTGTTGCA GCTGTTTCAGAGGGAAGGGCCATATATAATAACACCAAGCAGTTCATTCGGTACATGATTTCATCAAATATTGGGGAGGTAGTATGCATTTTTGTGGCAGCTGTGCTTGGGATGCCTGACACACTTGTACCT GTCCAGCTACTCTGGGTAAACCTGGTTACCGATGGGTTGCCTGCAACTGCGATTGGTTTCAACAAGCCTGATAGCAACATCATGACAGTGAAGCCTCGTaag GTTAATGAAGCTGTGGTTAACGGATGGCTCTTTTTCCGTTATTTGATCATTGGTG CCTACGTTGGTCTTGCTACCATAGCGGGGTTCGTTTGGTGGTTTGTTTATTCTGAAGATGGTCCTAGGTTGCCATACTCAGAATTG GTTAATTTTGATTCATGTTCAACTAGGCAAACATCATATCCTTGCAGCATCTTTGAGGATCGCCATCCATCAACTGTTTCAATGActgttcttgttgttgttgagATGTTTAATGCCCTAAATAACCTAAGTGAAAATCAATCTCTCCT TGCCATTCATCCATGGAGTAACCTGTGGCTTGTTGGGTCGATTGTCCTGACAATGCTTCTTCACATATCTGTTCTGTATATTGAACCTCTATCAGCTCTTTTCTCA GTGTCTCCATTATCTTGGGCTGAGTGGAAAGTCGTTCTTTATCTCTCCTTTCCT GTAATTTTGATTGATGAGGTATTGAAGTTTTTCTCAAGAAGCTCCCGAG GTCGGAGATTCCCTTTAAGGTTACGGAGACGTGAGATACTACCAAAAGAATCCCGAGATAATTAA